The Geminocystis sp. M7585_C2015_104 genome contains the following window.
TCGGTTTTGGCTTTGCCACCCGAGAATAACCTACTGCCCCTAGAATGCTTGCAATAGCTGATAATTTTAGTAAACTCCTACGGGATATCTTTTCCATGAGACTATATGCCTACAATGATTGCTATTATCCTTCAATCGACTTAATATTATTTAACAAAACATCCCCTCTGTCACCCGGCTTCTCCTTTCCTACTTCTATTTTCCTCTTTACATTATTCTTTCCCGCTGCACCTCTCCCTTTGATAATTTTTCTCAATAAAAAAATTACCAGCACAAGCACCTTGACAGTACCTCCGCCTGTCGCCAACACCCCCTCATAGCACGGAGAAGAGGCGACTGTCAAGGGTGGGAAGGTAACTGTCGGTTAAGTTTACCGCTGCGATAACCCTCTAAATCCAAGGTGACATACTTAAAACCAAGGCTTTGATAGTAGCTGACTAATTCTTGGAGGTTGCAGTTGCAGATAAACCTTTGAATGTCTTGTGGCATTAATTCAATTCTGGCAGTGTCGCCATCATGTCTTACCCGTAGGTTTTTATATCCCAACTTGCGGAGATAGATTTCCGCCCTGCCAACACGATATAATTTCTCTGGGGTGATTTCCTCGCCATAGGGAAAACGGGAAGACAAACAGGGTTGTGAAGGCTTATCCCACCACGGCAATCCTAAAAGTTTGGAGATTTCCCTTACTTCTATTTTACTAATCCCCACTTCTGCTAGAGGCGAACGCACCCCCCTCTCCCTGGCAGCCTGAATACCTGGACGATAATCCTGTAAATCGTCCACATTAACACCATCAATTATATAGGGATAACCCCTCTGTTGGGCAATAATTTTTAGTTTGTCATGCAATTCGCTTTTACAAAAATAACAACGGTTGACAGGATTGGCAGTATAATTGGGATTGTTCATCTCCTCTGTTTCAATCAATTCATGTTTGATTCCTATCCAATCAGCCTGTTGTTGTGCCTCATCTAACTCTTCTGGTAGTAGGGAGGGGGATACCCCAGTGATGGCCAATGCCTTGTCACCCAACACATCATAGGCTACCTTAGCCACTAGACTACTGTCTACCCCCCCCGAATAGGCTATCAACGCCTTTTCCATCTGTTGAAAGATGGCAGTCAAGGCAGTCAGTTTCTCTTGGATACTCATTTTCCCATCTTCTCCACCTACTTAGTGATTGATTGTACCTGATTGTCGGGGTTGGCCCGGGAATGGGGAATTTGCGACTGACTTGAATCCTCTGACTCAAAAGAGTGGTAAGTGGTGGGGAAGGTGGCAAAGGAAAAAGGTTGATGGAAAAGCAAATAGAGACAGGGGATTAAAAATAGGGTTAAAACAGTAGCTAAGGATAAGCCAGAAAATACAACTATACCCAGGGGTTGAAGAAACTTACTCCCATCCCCCATCCCCATGGCCAAGGGTAACATACCTAAAACTGTAGTTATGGTTGTCATCAAAATTGGACGTAGACGTTGAGAGGCAGCCTGTAAAATAGCAGTATAGCGACTGGCTTGTTTTACCTTTGGGTTTTGTTGTTGTTGTGCGAAAATCTGATTGGCCAATTCTACCATAACAATGGCATTATTTACCACAATGCCCACCAGTAAAACCGCACCAACAATCACAGTGGCCCCCACCGCCGTTTTGGTAACATATAAACCAATAATCCCCCCAGACAACGCCAAGGGAAGGGTAAACATAATAACTAACGGATCTATCAGTGAGTTATATTGTACTGCCATAACGGTAAACACCAGAAAAGCCGCCAAGCCAGCCAACAGGGGAAGAGTAGACTGCAGTTGTTTGTTACTCTCTGCCGCCAAGGAGGGGAGAATGCGTATTCCCTCTGGTAAGTCTACACTGTCTAGAATTTCTCTAACCTCCGCAATAGCCGCCCCAAGACTGGCATTTTCTGCTAAACTACCCGCAATAATATACACCTGTTTCTGATTTATTCTCTGAATTAGGGAAGGAGATTCCCCCTTGCCAATAGTAGCCACCTCCCCCAGGCGAATAATTTGATTGTCTCTGGTTAACAGGGGAATGTCTAGAAGGGTATTGACATCTTTGATAGAATCTGGCTCAAATTGTACCCGAATGTCTACCAGTCTGTCTCCCCTTTGCAGTTGGGAAACTACCACTCCAG
Protein-coding sequences here:
- the larE gene encoding ATP-dependent sacrificial sulfur transferase LarE, producing MSIQEKLTALTAIFQQMEKALIAYSGGVDSSLVAKVAYDVLGDKALAITGVSPSLLPEELDEAQQQADWIGIKHELIETEEMNNPNYTANPVNRCYFCKSELHDKLKIIAQQRGYPYIIDGVNVDDLQDYRPGIQAARERGVRSPLAEVGISKIEVREISKLLGLPWWDKPSQPCLSSRFPYGEEITPEKLYRVGRAEIYLRKLGYKNLRVRHDGDTARIELMPQDIQRFICNCNLQELVSYYQSLGFKYVTLDLEGYRSGKLNRQLPSHP